TAATGCATGGAAGGTTCTTTGCTCCTTTTGGTGAATAAACATCATATTTCAATTGTTTTACCCGGTTTCGCATATACAACATCCTGTATTACATTGATATGATCAACTGCTGATTTCTCAATAAATGAAGCACCAATACGTTTGTCTTTGTCCACCGTTACTTTGAAGGGTGAACTCATCGATTCCTGGTAAGTTCCGCGTCCGTTCGCTACTATATGGAATAAAGCATCTATAACGAATCCTTTATCGGGTGTAGCAGTTAAGGTGAGGACAGTTCCGGCCGGGTACTTCCCGTCGGCAGGAAGAGGCGGATCAACATTAACAGTTCCATTTACAGGTTTATCCAGAGTAACTGTGTATGAAGTTGCCTGGGAATAGCTGACTCCAATAAGGGAAAAAAGGAGTATTACAGTAAAACAAAAGTTTGTGACCGATGATTTTTTCATGATTAAAATATTAATTATTATATAAAATGTTTATTGTAGTTCAGAAGTGAATTTATACGAGCCGGATACGAGTTCTATATAGGCTTTCCCATTTTCATATTTCAGAAATTTAATTCCTTTCACCTTCTTAACCGGCTTACCATTTTCCTTTATTCCTATTTCTGATGAAGCAGGAAGTGAAAGAGTAGCAGTCGTATTTGCAGGAACTGTTGCTTCATATGTGAGCACACCATTCTCCTTTTTCCAGGAACTGCTGATTTTCCCGTACATTGAATCATAGTAGCCTCTAGCCCATGTCATCTGCCCGGTCGGATCTGGTTCAGGTTGCAGTATAAAGTTTCTGAATCCTGGTTCATTACGCTGTATACCAAGCGAATAAGCCATCATCCATTGCCCTACAGCTCCGAAGGAATAATGATTAAAGGAGTTCATGCTGTTGTTGCCGCCAAAGCCATTCTCAACTGTATATCCGTTAAGTCTTTCCCAGATCGACGTTGCTCCCTGGTCGATTGCATAGACCCACGAAGGATACTGATTATTCTGCAGGATTTTATAAGCTAGGTTGCTCATACCGTTATCAGATAAAGCCTTGCTGATCCATGCTGTACCAATAAAACCTGTCATAAGTGAGTTAGTGGGACGCATAATTCCACCATCATCTTTATTCTCGCGCCCGATTGCAGCAGCAAGGTTTTTTATCATATAGGGTTTATTCTCCTCATTAAACAGGTTCATTGCCAAACCAACCGAATAGGCAGTCTGAACATCAGCTACTTTAAATTCAGGTTGTGCAGAAGTTGCTCCGCCTCCGCCAAAACCTCCCCTGCCGCCAATAAGCCCAAGGGCTTTTTTATCGGCGCTTACAAAAGTCTTATTAAAGAACTCCTTACGTTTATCATATAAGGTTCTGAATTTTGTAACATCTTCCGTCTTACCAAGAACTTCAGCTACTTTCGACATAATCTCCAAATCATAAGCGTGATATGCTGTCACAAGAAACTGTTGTCCAAGCTGATTATTCTGTGGTCCTAGCCAGTCGCCTAATGCGCCGTCAGAGCTGAGACCTGTTTTCGGATCTATTGTGGTCTCAAGATAATCCATATACCTTACCATTGCAGGATAATGTTCTGCCAGCACTCCTATATCTCCATATTGCTGATAGGACTCCCAGGGAACAACGATGCCAGCACTTCCCCATAGCACACCTCCGAATCCTCCGCCAACCGGAGCTACATCGGTGAATCTTCCTTTTGCCGACTGGACATCGCGCATGGCGAACATATGCCTCCTCAGGAACTGGTTACTGTTCGAAACATAAGTGGCAGTGCGTGAAAAAACGTTGAGATCGCCTGACCAGCCCATGCGCTCGTTACGCTGCGGACAGTCGGTGGGTATCGTAAGGAAATTATCGATATTGGACCATACAAGATTAGACCATAGCTGGTTGACCTTGGGATTCGATGTGGAATAATCGGCAGAAAGTTCTCTTACTGAGCTGATCGCGACACTTTGAACAGCTTCCAGCGGAAGCGGACTGTCGATACCGGTAATCTCAATATACTGAAATCCGTGGGATGTGAATTTTGGCTGATATACCTGTGCTCCGTTTTTCATTGTATAAATATCCTGACTCAGTGCTGCCCTGTAATTTTCAGTCATGATCATTCCAACATTGTTACCTGATTCCTTCAGATCAGGATAAAGCATTTCAGAAAACCTCAGAATTAGTTTTCTTCCTGCGTTGCCATTTGTTATTGTTATTTTCGGAACACCTACAATGTTTTGCCCCATATTATAAACAAAAACTCCTTTGCGCACCTCTTTAACACTCTGTGCAGGTACCACTTTAAAGATTCCCGCATTATTTCCGATCTGTCCGGTAAGTGAAAAATTCTGATAGTCAAAGCTGGTCACTGTACCATCTCTTTCTGTCGAACTCCCGCTAAATGCTGTACCATCAGTTGATACAGCAACAGCACTCTTCCATCTGCTGTCATCAAATGCTGGTGTTGTCCAGCCTTCAGTTGCAGCTTCCCTTGTGGCGTCATAGGCTTCACCCATATCGAGACTGCTGAACAGAACAGGACCCTTGTTATAGAATTTCCAGTCTTTTGGGTTAGTTGTAATTAAAGAGGTTGATCCATCTGCATATGTTATAACCAGCTTTGCCAGCAGCGACTGTCTGTCGCCAAAGTGGTTCCATATATTACCGAAGCTGAGCAGACCGCTCCACCATCCTTCACTTAGCATGGCACCAATTGCATTATCGCCGCTTGTAATGAGATTTGTTACATCATAAGTCTGGTAGAGGTGAGTAATATTATATTGAGTCAGTCCGGGATTATAATAGTCATCCCCTACTCTCTTCCCGTTAATGAATACCTCATAAATACCTCTGGCAGTAACATACAACCTTGCATCTTTTATAGTTTTGAGGCTGGTTGTGAATTCAGTGCGAAGCATTGGTGCTGAATTCCGGCTGGGATCTGCTGTTATCAGGATACCATTAGCCCCGCCATCGATAACCCACTTTCCACCGGAGACCTTAACGCCTGAGGTGGCATCCTTAGTGTATTCTGAATAAATTCCTGTATATGGCAGACTAAACAGGTTTTCTTCGAAAAGAGTGTTGTTAGGGAACCGGTTATTGCTTACCACAAGGTTAGAAAACGTGGCCCGCTGACCCGGATCTGCAGAGAATCCCATCTCGCACAGCATCCCGTAAGGGATATAGTTGCCGCCACTTCCGACAGGGTTAAGATTAAATGAAGCACCCGTCTGACGCCCACCAAATTGAGGAGGTCCTGCCTGAGTTGAAGCCTGATTAGCAGGAGCGGCAGGCACAACTATAAAATCCTGAGCGCCATCAAGTGTCAGGGAAATCTGTCCAAAAACGCTTGAGAACTGAACCTTGTGTTCCTGATTCTTATTTGCAATATTTATGAATTGAGTCTTAATATCGAATGACCTGATTGGTTTCTCAGGAGAATCTGTATCCTTATAACCAGCCCTGTAGATGTTAAACCTGGCCATTCCGGTTTCAGAACCATCAACGCCTGAGATGTCAAGCTCCACTTTTAAATAACTCTCATTTCGTTTCTTTTCAACCTGATAGATATTCATATTTTTATCCATCAGTCGAGGATCGTTGGCTCCATAGACAAATGATGCTTTAGTGCTACCGGGTTCAATTGCAATCCCATACTTCACGTTAAAAATTATCAGGTAAGGGGAGTATAAAACAAGGTCTTCATTGCCTCCGCCAATCCAGGTTGCTCCACTCCATGCTCCCAGTTCACAACCACTTCTGCCAAGTCCGGTTTCAAACCACGATGAAGCAGATGAGGATTTGGATTTCTGGTCCCAGACTGTTACAGTCCACTCATAACGGGTTGCCGGTTTTAGTTCTGGTCCGGCATAGGTGATACCAACAGAATTTCTGCCGGTAACTTTTCCGGAGTCCCATATAACTTTATTGCCCGGATCCTTTACAACGATCTGGTAAGCAGTCTGAAAAAGACCTCTTTCGCCTGGCATCGAAGTCATCTGCCATGCAAACCTCGGGGCAGCAACATCTATCCCGATCGGAGTTTTGGTGTATTCCGTGGTAAGATTGACAACATTAGCATTTACGGCAAATGAGATTAAAGTTAGTGCACTTATTATCACTATTTTAAAACTCAGAATCCATTTAGATCTAAACATAGCAGATACTCTTTATATTTATATTATTTCAGGAACTACATAGGGTTTGCGATATTCTCTTGTAAGCAATTTATCAGCTTCCGGATCAGCGGCAAATTTTTCCTGATCCCCGATAAACTTTAATTCACGTCCAAGCCTGTAAGATATGTTTGCAAGGTGAGGAAGTGCTGTTGAATAAAAGCCTTCAGAGATATCGCATCTTAGATTTTCATTATTGCCCGAGCGTATTCCCTCAATAAAGTTAGAGAAGTGATCTGCAATTATATCCTGATCTTTTTTGTCTGATTCAGGATTCTTGGTGGTACCTGCAAAAGGCTCTTTCTCCCGTTTTCGGAAAGCCTTCCAGGGTCTGGCGGATTCATCTTTTATTTCAAGATATCCATCTGTTCCGTAGAAGATGTTGCCAACAGATATATCCGAACTTGATTCCATATTTGTATACCTTCCCCTGGTTTCAAACTCGAGTATCTTGCCGTCGGCATATTTAAGCACGCTCGTCTGTAAATTCGGAGTTTCCTGCATCGACTTATCATGCCCGTATGCCTCAACACCTCCGTAAACCATTGTTCCCGGTGTTCTGTTTTCGGGAGTAGGGTCATCTTTTCTGAAACCGTATATGCCTCCTGCTGAATAGACTGAAACCGGGTGTTCTTTTTTACCAAGTCCCAGACGGGCAATGTCAAACTGATGCGGGCCCTGGTTGCCTGTGTCGCCATTTCCGGTATCCCAGAACCAGTGCCAGCAGTAATGGCTTCTTTTTTCATTGTACGGGCGATAAGTTGCCGGTCCCAGCCAGCGGTCATAATGAAATGTATCGGGAGGAATGCTGTCTTTTGCAGTGCCATATGAATCACGCAGTTTATAGCAAAGACCCCTGGCCATATAAACTTCACCGATACCTCCGTCATGAAGGAATTTTAATGCCTGCTGCATATTAATTCCCGAACGGCTTTGAAATCCAACCTGCACCCTGACATTATATTTACGTGCTGCCTCTATCATTTTACGTCCTTCCCATATGTTATGCGAAGCCGGCTTCTCCACATAAACATGCTTGCCTGCCTGACAGGCCCATATTGTGGCTAATGCATGCCAGTGATTGGGAACGACTACCGACACTGCGTCAATTTCCTTGTCATCGAGTACCTTATGGATATCCCATTCTGTCAGAGGCTTAAGACCGGTCTTATCAAAAACGATTTTAGAACCCGGATCGAAAAGCTTTTCATCAGTATCACAAAGCGCTTTTATCACCACATTCTGCTTATCCTTTAAGCTGCACCATGTATTTATGTGTACGGTACCCTGGTTTCTGATACCAATAACTCCGATATTAATGCGTTCGCTGGCACCAATAATGGAATTATAAGATTTTGAACTGAACCCCATGCCGCCAATAGCAATACCAGCAGAGCCCAGTACGCTCTTCTTAATAAAGTCCCTTCTTTTTGTCATAGTGATAATCTATTAACTTATTATCCTAAAAATAAGACAATTTGTTAGATATTATCACTGTCAACCCTGCATAAAAATGAGTAATTACTTACCGGCTTTGCCAGATACAGAAAACCCAGTCAGCTTTGACATCCATGCTATGAATTCCTCAGCATCCTGATCGGCGCCATGCCCTGCATCCCAATACAAAAAGGTATTCACATTTCTTTTCTGGTTCTCAAGACTTGTGGCAAGATTAACAATAACCGTCTGAGATGTATGATTATCTGAGGTACCCTGCCTCAACCACCAGTTATTTGTGCAGCTGCTGCTGTTCTGACCTATGAAATACATGGCATTCATCAGGTTCACAAGTGTTTTTACTTCTCCTTCTGTCTCTGCATTCTTATTACCTGAAGCCTGCCTCAGACTGAAATTTGTAAAATGTCGGGCATCTGTGTTCTTATTTCCGAACAAAACCGGCTCCGGCTGCTTCATCGCAAAATCGTCAAAAGCAGGCAACCCTTTCATTCTTCCAACATGTGTAACATAATCAGTAAATGAGAATGAAGCTCCGTTATCACTCCAGGTGATCCAGGTATTCTTCGCCAGATATTCATTGCGTTTTTCTTCAGTAAGTGATTTCAGATACTTATTGGCAGATGGGATCATATAATACTGAAGAAGATATTTATCGTAATTGTCTGCAGTAAGTATTCCAAAGCCGTTTTTACCCTGTAGTTTCAGTGAGACCTGATACTCAGCATAAAGGGCTTTGAGTTGTTTTGAAAGCTCCTGATCAGCAAGGCCTGATCTTCCCGGAGTCGTTCCATACATCCATTCGTAAGCACCATCGGCATGCTCGAGATCTGTTATCGGACAAAAACAGGCACTGCCAAAAATATCGTCTTTTGCATCTGCAGCACCGATCTCTTTAAGGTATGAATCGTAGAGCGGACTGTTTCCGGAAGCACCCAGAAGTGCAGAGAGAGCTCCTCCGGCACTCACCCCGGTTGAAATAATCCAATCAGGATTGCCCGGCATTACACCTTTATTATGACGTATATAACGGATTGCTGCCTTAAGGTCAACAATTGCTGCAGGCGCCTTTCCGTAATAGGTACCATCAGGGGCTTTATTATCACGTCCGCGGCATCCCGGAGATACAACCACAAATCCTGCAGCGAGTGCCAGATCAGCCTTGCCGCTCACTCCTGTACTTCCTCCCGGACCGCCCTGTCCGCCAGGACCACCAGCTCCTCCTGTTCGTGCATTATTTACCGACATATAGCCACCTACTCCTATATTGAAAAGTATAGGAGCATTACCGGCATCGACAGTTATCTCATCAACCTTAACCGGGACATTTACATTGAGGCTCTGATAATCCTTGTCAACAGGGTTAGCGACATACGGAATGTGTAAATAAGATCTGTATGTAACCTGCTTATCACCGGTACTTGTCCTGACAATCTTTGTTTCAACTGTAAAGTTATCTTTCGGGAAAAGCAATGGATCCTTAGACTGACCTGCTGCTGTAAGAATACTTACAGCTGTCAGTACCAGTGCAACAATACTTTTTTTTGACATTTTATTCTTCTTAAGGTGAATAATGCCGGAATTTTTCTACTTGTAAAATAGTAAAAGTAATATCGCAAAAACAAATCCGGCCAGTATAACATATAAACCATTACGGAAAACCTTCGACTTAGCGTTAAACATCCAGAAAGATGAAACAGCAAGAAATAACATTACAATTCCGAAGGCCAGAGTAACCCAGTGAAATGGATTTTTACTGGCTGTTTTATGAATATTCGCAAACCGGTTTAATGGGAAAATAAGTTCTTTAACAGTCATTTCAGCAGTTCCGGTTGCTGTATTAAATGTTCCGCCCTGGAAATATACTATATCTCCTTCAGTTTTTAGTATTTTGAATTCCCGCAACCTGAGCGCAGTACCCAGATCAGCAGGTTTAGTATCAGCAGGCACCGTTGTCTTAACAGTTTTTTCTTTTTTCAGGAAGTCTGTATCTCTGAAAATAAGTGAGATCCCAGCCATTGCATATATTATTACAAATCCAACAAAAAAGAATCCCAGATACCTGTGAAACAGACGAATGTAATGAACAAATGATTTTTTTTCTTTGGTCTCCATACGATACTTTTATTAATTAACAATCTTAATTCTTTTGATAGACATAAAACAAACCCTGTTTATTCCACGAATAGATTAGCCATCAGGTTACCTGTTTAACTTATCATCCCGTTTAAACAGAGAAGTTAATACAGTTTCAAATCCCGGGGTATAAATACCTGTAATATAATCATGTAATAAGGACCCTTCCCTGATTAATATTCCCTCAAAAAGGGAAAGGAACTTCTTTAAATTGAGAACAAGGTGAACACAGCCGGAAATCAGAAATATATTGGCGACTGTACCATGAAATTCACCTTTTGAATCGTTAAATCCTGTGAGGTAAACCAGGAAGCTCACAACTGTCACAATAAATGTTATTAAGGTTATCGTAGTAACAATATTCTTAGAGTAAAGACTCTTTAAGACCATCCCTTTGATGAATTTCCAGTGCTGGAAAAGATGAATGATAATCAGAAGGCTAAATACTATAGAAAAAATACTGTGTAATGTACCCCATGAAAAACTGTTCGCTATCTCCTGTTCGCTCCTGGATCCGCCCCTGTGTCCCTTTACACTCTCTGTTGTGACCCAGCATCCGATCATTGCCACTATCGTAACTATATCGATTAAACCTTTGGCGATTTTACTAATGGAATTCATAATAAATAACTTCTTTGGTTATCCGCCAAAAATAAGCTCTGAACTAACATCAGCCAGAATTAAATCAGTGAACCAACCAAAGTCAGTGGTGAACTGTCAGAATTGAAGATTCAGTAACCGAACCTGATTAATTATTCGATTGTTGTGAAAGGAAGGACATTAATAAAAAGTGATACTGCAGTTGAACATCCGAAAGCAGATTCAGGTTTTGTTTCATCTGTCTTTGTCGCCCATCTGGTATGTATAAGATCCTGAGAGTTACGGTTGTCCCAGGCTGTTTCAGCATTCAGATGAAGCCATTCTACAAGATCTGTTTTATTTAAATCAACAGTATACATTCTTGCATATCGTGCAAATATTCCCTTGAATCCGGGAAGATCATTTCCGTTATACTCATTATTCATTACATTTTTGCTATACATCGTATCCCTGATGTAAAGTGCAATTCTCTGTGCTTCTGTCAAATAGCTGTTCTCTTTTGTGTATTTATAAAGCATTGTGGCGGCACCCAGATATGTCCCCTGGTTATAAGTTGAACTCCAGGTGCTGATCTTGAGTTGCCCGGTCTTTAAATCCAGATCAACATTATCATTTAGCTTACCGGTCTCGGCATCGAACAGATAGAGCTTTGACCAGGTATACAGTGCGATTGCTTTATCATAATAGGTACTGTCTCCTGTTGCTTTCGCAAGGTAACAGCAGGCAACCATTGCGGGTCCGTTTATACATGAGTTTTTCGTAGTTTTTGTATGATACCAGAGGAGTCCTCCGCCATAAGAGTTGGTAAATGCCCTTGTCCACATTTTATCGAACTGATCTTTCGCTCTCTCCTTATAAGTTGTGTTACCAGTCAGAAGATAGCCTCTTATACTCACCAGAACAGCCCATGCAATGTCATCGTTGTACTTGTTGTTCTGCCAGTCGGCACCATTTTTTGCAACAAAGTTTTTATACATTGCCTCAAACATTGTCCTGTACTTTGGATCTTTAGTAACCTCATAAGCATCCAGAACGACTTCCATCATTTCGGCATTATCCCAGAAAAAGCCCTTAACTGATTCTATATCAAAGTTTTTATACCAGGCATCAAATGCTTTATCTGCTCTTGACGCCGGTGATATCAAAGAGATCTGTGTAAATACTGGTTTTGTATAGCTGAGAGCCGGACTGTTTCCTTCAACGTATGGCCATTCATCCTTCCACTTAACTTCATCAAGTAAGAGGACTCTGCCTTTAGGATTTGTTTTATCAACTGCATGGTATAAGATCCATGTCTTAGCCATTTGATCCTCAACTATTTCCGAATTGTGACCGGTCCCGACAAAACGTTCATTCCCCCCGATCAGAATCTCATGAAAGTTGTCGTTCATACTTTTGCCCTGTTTATCGAGGTATGGACCAAACAGCTTGCTGGACCGTCCAACAACGGTTTTATATGTACTTTTTACTCCTTCACAGCAGGTTCCGGTTGAAGCAAACAGATAATAATATTTTCCTTTTTTAAGAATATATGTCCCTTCGTATGCCGAACCTGCAACCAGTATCTTTTCTGCGCCTGGTCTTAGTGCCAGGCCGTCTTCGCTTAATTCGATAGCATAGATCCCATGAAAACTGCCCCAGAAAATGTATTTCCTGCCTTCATCTTCAATATAAAACGGATCTATCGAATTCTGAACCCCTATCTCATTGCTCCGTATCAGTTTTCCCAGGTCTTTAAACGGACCCTCAGGCTTATCACTTACTGCCACTCCAATGCCGCATGTCATCTCCCCACCCCAAACCGACATTGAATAGTACAGAACATATCTGCCATCAATAATATTAATATCAGGGGCCCAGATCCCGCCTTTAGGTTCAAATGTCGGACGGGTTTCAGCTGTGAATGCCGTTCCGACAAGCTTCCAGTTTACCAGGTCGGATGATTTGTGAATTGGTGTATTGCGGATATCTTCGGTGGCATAGAGGTAAAAGAAACCATCAGCAGCTTTGATTATTGTAGGATCAGGCAGGCTGTATGGAACAACAGGGTTGCTGTATTTTCCTTCCTCCTGAAAAGTAATAGGTTCAACCTGACCCAGAAGTTTATTACCAGTTAAGGAAAAAATAAGTGTAGTTATAACACTTATTATTAATACTTTGATCATAAGTGATTCTTTTACCTGTTCAATGTAAGACTCTTTATCAGATCGACTTCCTCCTGTTTGTATGGAGTGCCATCAGGACGAAAAATCTCATGGAACCACAAGGGGGGGTCTGATCCATCAGGTATTGGCTCATCCCATGCATACTTGGTATTTGATTTCCCGGAAACCAATCCCCAGTTTATTGCCCCGATATTATTCTCTTTAAGAATAGGCATAATATTTGTAAACAGACTATTATTACGACGGGCCATATACTCGGTGCATACCAGTGGACGACCATAAAGCCTTAGTGTATCAATAGCTTTCAAGTGTTTCTCGGGACTATCATAGTTGTGATATGTTATTATATCCGAATTCTCAATCTGGATTTTATTCAAATCTGATAGCCGTAAACTCCATACCCCTGAGGAAAGAGGTTGTGAGGGTCGTACTTCCCAGCCCCATTCAAAAGCTTTCTCAAGAAGTGGTATCGATTTGTTACCATATCCTGAGTTTCCGGGCTCATTGTACATATCCCACAAGGCAATCCTGTCATCGTTTCTGAATGTGGTAAGAACATCCTTAACATATGTTTCCAGTACAATCATAAGAGTGGAATCGCGGTAAAGAAGGTCTCCCGGGTCGCGAACCCAGCCTGAATTATGAACACCCGGTTTCGGTTCAGGCTGTTTTCCTGCCTGATATTCCGGATTCCAGCAATCATCAAAAAAAACAAAAATTGTTTTGATACCGTGACTGTCAGCTATCTTAAGGTACTTATCCATCCTTCCCTTAAATCCATCTTTGTCAACTTCCCATGCAACATGGTGGAGGTAGACCCGCATGCAGTTCATTCCTATATCTGAAGCCCATTTAAGCTCCCTGTCAATAGTTACTGTGTCAAATGATTCCGCCTGCCAGGTCTCAAGCTGGTTTATGGCTGTACTCGGATTGAAATTTGAGCCTCTGAGCCAGCCAGCCTGGTCTTTCCATTTCTGAGCCTGCTCAACACTCCATACCTGCCTGATAGCAGATGCCTGTTTCTTTGACTCTTTGTTACTGTTGCACGACAATGCAACAGTTAAAATAATTGCAGAAATCAAAATATTTATTTTTCTCATATAGATTTTATAACAGCCAAGCGTCCGGGGCCGCAGGTGCCGATTTTCTAAGTGACGGCCCCGGGGGGGATTCAGCGCTGATTCTACTGTTTTACCAGTTCCACTCTTCTGTTTTTTGCCCTGCCCTCTTCTGTATCGTTTGATGCCACCGGGGCCAATGAGGCTACACCGTATGATTTCAGACGAGCCCCGGAAATGCCATATTTGGAAGTCAGGATGTTTGCAACTGCATCGGCGCGTTCTTTCGAAAGTTTCATATTGGAATCTATTGTCCCGACATTATCTGTATGTCCGACTACATAAAGATTTAATGTTGCATTATCCTTAAGAAGAAGTGATATCTGTTCCAGAGCTTTATCCGACTCCGGCTTTATTTCTGACTTTCCGCTATCGAAGAAAATTCCATAAACGGAAACATGCCCAGTTTTATTAATGTCATCACCCATAGCATTTGCGTCTGCAACCACTTCCTGCTGCATAATCTCTTTCTCAACTATTGTAAGCCGGAACATAATACCACTATAGCATCTGACTTCAATCCAGGTCTCCTTATTATCTTTTTGAACAACGATTGTCGATAATTTGTTGAAGCTGTCATCAAGGATA
This genomic stretch from Bacteroidales bacterium harbors:
- a CDS encoding family 78 glycoside hydrolase catalytic domain, which gives rise to MFRSKWILSFKIVIISALTLISFAVNANVVNLTTEYTKTPIGIDVAAPRFAWQMTSMPGERGLFQTAYQIVVKDPGNKVIWDSGKVTGRNSVGITYAGPELKPATRYEWTVTVWDQKSKSSSASSWFETGLGRSGCELGAWSGATWIGGGNEDLVLYSPYLIIFNVKYGIAIEPGSTKASFVYGANDPRLMDKNMNIYQVEKKRNESYLKVELDISGVDGSETGMARFNIYRAGYKDTDSPEKPIRSFDIKTQFINIANKNQEHKVQFSSVFGQISLTLDGAQDFIVVPAAPANQASTQAGPPQFGGRQTGASFNLNPVGSGGNYIPYGMLCEMGFSADPGQRATFSNLVVSNNRFPNNTLFEENLFSLPYTGIYSEYTKDATSGVKVSGGKWVIDGGANGILITADPSRNSAPMLRTEFTTSLKTIKDARLYVTARGIYEVFINGKRVGDDYYNPGLTQYNITHLYQTYDVTNLITSGDNAIGAMLSEGWWSGLLSFGNIWNHFGDRQSLLAKLVITYADGSTSLITTNPKDWKFYNKGPVLFSSLDMGEAYDATREAATEGWTTPAFDDSRWKSAVAVSTDGTAFSGSSTERDGTVTSFDYQNFSLTGQIGNNAGIFKVVPAQSVKEVRKGVFVYNMGQNIVGVPKITITNGNAGRKLILRFSEMLYPDLKESGNNVGMIMTENYRAALSQDIYTMKNGAQVYQPKFTSHGFQYIEITGIDSPLPLEAVQSVAISSVRELSADYSTSNPKVNQLWSNLVWSNIDNFLTIPTDCPQRNERMGWSGDLNVFSRTATYVSNSNQFLRRHMFAMRDVQSAKGRFTDVAPVGGGFGGVLWGSAGIVVPWESYQQYGDIGVLAEHYPAMVRYMDYLETTIDPKTGLSSDGALGDWLGPQNNQLGQQFLVTAYHAYDLEIMSKVAEVLGKTEDVTKFRTLYDKRKEFFNKTFVSADKKALGLIGGRGGFGGGGATSAQPEFKVADVQTAYSVGLAMNLFNEENKPYMIKNLAAAIGRENKDDGGIMRPTNSLMTGFIGTAWISKALSDNGMSNLAYKILQNNQYPSWVYAIDQGATSIWERLNGYTVENGFGGNNSMNSFNHYSFGAVGQWMMAYSLGIQRNEPGFRNFILQPEPDPTGQMTWARGYYDSMYGKISSSWKKENGVLTYEATVPANTTATLSLPASSEIGIKENGKPVKKVKGIKFLKYENGKAYIELVSGSYKFTSELQ
- a CDS encoding Gfo/Idh/MocA family oxidoreductase, whose translation is MTKRRDFIKKSVLGSAGIAIGGMGFSSKSYNSIIGASERINIGVIGIRNQGTVHINTWCSLKDKQNVVIKALCDTDEKLFDPGSKIVFDKTGLKPLTEWDIHKVLDDKEIDAVSVVVPNHWHALATIWACQAGKHVYVEKPASHNIWEGRKMIEAARKYNVRVQVGFQSRSGINMQQALKFLHDGGIGEVYMARGLCYKLRDSYGTAKDSIPPDTFHYDRWLGPATYRPYNEKRSHYCWHWFWDTGNGDTGNQGPHQFDIARLGLGKKEHPVSVYSAGGIYGFRKDDPTPENRTPGTMVYGGVEAYGHDKSMQETPNLQTSVLKYADGKILEFETRGRYTNMESSSDISVGNIFYGTDGYLEIKDESARPWKAFRKREKEPFAGTTKNPESDKKDQDIIADHFSNFIEGIRSGNNENLRCDISEGFYSTALPHLANISYRLGRELKFIGDQEKFAADPEADKLLTREYRKPYVVPEII
- a CDS encoding alpha/beta hydrolase — protein: MSKKSIVALVLTAVSILTAAGQSKDPLLFPKDNFTVETKIVRTSTGDKQVTYRSYLHIPYVANPVDKDYQSLNVNVPVKVDEITVDAGNAPILFNIGVGGYMSVNNARTGGAGGPGGQGGPGGSTGVSGKADLALAAGFVVVSPGCRGRDNKAPDGTYYGKAPAAIVDLKAAIRYIRHNKGVMPGNPDWIISTGVSAGGALSALLGASGNSPLYDSYLKEIGAADAKDDIFGSACFCPITDLEHADGAYEWMYGTTPGRSGLADQELSKQLKALYAEYQVSLKLQGKNGFGILTADNYDKYLLQYYMIPSANKYLKSLTEEKRNEYLAKNTWITWSDNGASFSFTDYVTHVGRMKGLPAFDDFAMKQPEPVLFGNKNTDARHFTNFSLRQASGNKNAETEGEVKTLVNLMNAMYFIGQNSSSCTNNWWLRQGTSDNHTSQTVIVNLATSLENQKRNVNTFLYWDAGHGADQDAEEFIAWMSKLTGFSVSGKAGK
- a CDS encoding family 43 glycosylhydrolase; its protein translation is MIKVLIISVITTLIFSLTGNKLLGQVEPITFQEEGKYSNPVVPYSLPDPTIIKAADGFFYLYATEDIRNTPIHKSSDLVNWKLVGTAFTAETRPTFEPKGGIWAPDINIIDGRYVLYYSMSVWGGEMTCGIGVAVSDKPEGPFKDLGKLIRSNEIGVQNSIDPFYIEDEGRKYIFWGSFHGIYAIELSEDGLALRPGAEKILVAGSAYEGTYILKKGKYYYLFASTGTCCEGVKSTYKTVVGRSSKLFGPYLDKQGKSMNDNFHEILIGGNERFVGTGHNSEIVEDQMAKTWILYHAVDKTNPKGRVLLLDEVKWKDEWPYVEGNSPALSYTKPVFTQISLISPASRADKAFDAWYKNFDIESVKGFFWDNAEMMEVVLDAYEVTKDPKYRTMFEAMYKNFVAKNGADWQNNKYNDDIAWAVLVSIRGYLLTGNTTYKERAKDQFDKMWTRAFTNSYGGGLLWYHTKTTKNSCINGPAMVACCYLAKATGDSTYYDKAIALYTWSKLYLFDAETGKLNDNVDLDLKTGQLKISTWSSTYNQGTYLGAATMLYKYTKENSYLTEAQRIALYIRDTMYSKNVMNNEYNGNDLPGFKGIFARYARMYTVDLNKTDLVEWLHLNAETAWDNRNSQDLIHTRWATKTDETKPESAFGCSTAVSLFINVLPFTTIE
- a CDS encoding 1,4-beta-xylanase, with the protein product MRKINILISAIILTVALSCNSNKESKKQASAIRQVWSVEQAQKWKDQAGWLRGSNFNPSTAINQLETWQAESFDTVTIDRELKWASDIGMNCMRVYLHHVAWEVDKDGFKGRMDKYLKIADSHGIKTIFVFFDDCWNPEYQAGKQPEPKPGVHNSGWVRDPGDLLYRDSTLMIVLETYVKDVLTTFRNDDRIALWDMYNEPGNSGYGNKSIPLLEKAFEWGWEVRPSQPLSSGVWSLRLSDLNKIQIENSDIITYHNYDSPEKHLKAIDTLRLYGRPLVCTEYMARRNNSLFTNIMPILKENNIGAINWGLVSGKSNTKYAWDEPIPDGSDPPLWFHEIFRPDGTPYKQEEVDLIKSLTLNR
- a CDS encoding OmpA family protein — encoded protein: MMKKLFGVVISLFFLLPVNLQSQGSQQDIKGSKDHPMISRMPDFWISEYKESEFDSYKFIGGDKKPLVIEGHKYSILYKLNNGATDPGALKIGRNMQDALKKIGGKIILDDSFNKLSTIVVQKDNKETWIEVRCYSGIMFRLTIVEKEIMQQEVVADANAMGDDINKTGHVSVYGIFFDSGKSEIKPESDKALEQISLLLKDNATLNLYVVGHTDNVGTIDSNMKLSKERADAVANILTSKYGISGARLKSYGVASLAPVASNDTEEGRAKNRRVELVKQ